In Sporichthyaceae bacterium, a genomic segment contains:
- a CDS encoding GNAT family N-acetyltransferase, with protein MRLELTAAAYDDPVAAALIEAVQREYEVRYGGRDITAVTPAEFSPPHGLFLVGRLDTEPVVCGGWRLVEPGLGEIKRMYVVDAHRRRGLSRVLLAELEATARAAGLRRLRLETGHAQPEAIRLYETSGYTRIDKFGVYRDHAGSTCFGKALD; from the coding sequence TTGAGGCTGGAGCTCACTGCGGCCGCCTATGACGACCCCGTCGCGGCCGCGTTGATCGAGGCTGTGCAACGGGAGTACGAGGTCCGTTACGGCGGCCGCGACATCACTGCGGTGACCCCGGCCGAGTTCAGTCCGCCGCACGGGTTGTTCCTGGTCGGTCGGTTGGACACTGAACCGGTGGTCTGTGGTGGCTGGCGGTTGGTGGAGCCAGGCCTGGGCGAGATCAAGCGCATGTACGTGGTGGACGCGCACCGCCGACGTGGCCTGTCCCGAGTGTTGCTGGCCGAACTGGAGGCCACCGCGCGGGCGGCCGGGCTGCGCCGGCTGCGCTTGGAGACCGGGCACGCCCAGCCCGAGGCGATCAGGCTTTATGAGACCAGCGGCTACACCCGCATCGACAAGTTCGGGGTATACCGCGATCACGCCGGGTCGACCTGTTTTGGTAAGGCGTTGGACTGA